DNA from Phycisphaerae bacterium:
CGCTATATCTGACATTTCTTTGTACAATTTAAGAAGATTAAACGAAATGCTTTTTACTTGTTTAGAGGTGGGCCAAAAATGGGACGAGTTATGTTTTCGCTCTGAACAAGCATTTAATACAGACCCTACCTTCGTAAGAGCATTAGCTCACCATGCAAAATCTTTATATATGCGGGGAGATATATTTGCTGACAAATCCAAGGACGCCGCCGAAAGATTGATAATACTATTCGGTCATTCTTTAGATTACGAAAGTCTCTGGATATCCCATTTCATTTTGGCAAGATACTATGCTAAAAACAAACCTGACTTAAAAGAGGCAAACAAACATTTGAAAAAAGCTGTTGATTATGCTAAAAAGAGTGAAATAGCTTGGGCTTATATGGAGTATTATTTTTGTAAAGAAGATTTTGAAATCATTAAAGATAATCGTGAATTTAAAAAAGAGATTGCAAAGCTTGAAAAAATGTGGGAAGGTTAAGTAAGAATGGAATTAGAATCTTTAAAAAAACTCCACACTATTCTCGAACCCTATGATAATATTTGTCCATGCAATTGTTATCTTTGTGAAGAGCGTGAAACAGCGATGCTTCTTCCTAATGAGGAAAAACTAATACTAAGAGAATCCAATTCAACAGATCAGTTTAAGAAACATAACGATGGTTTTTTTTATCTTGATATGGGAATGAGTTGTCCTTTCTTTGAAAAGAAAAATGATAAAGGTGAATGCGCAATATACCTGACCAGGCCGGTTGATTGTCGAATATTTCCTTTTTATCCATATTTCAACTTAAAGACCAATTCCTATGTTTTAATGCAATCAGAAACATATTGTCCAATCGCAAAAGACACCAGCATTGAAATGGAACGCGATGTGAAGATAGTTCTTGATATTGTTAATAAGTTTGTATCCAAGGCATGGAAAGAAACATATAACAAATTAAACTATCAAAGATTACATAACAACTTTTGCACCCCTTATCATGTGGGTTTGTGCGCAAAATAAAAGCCTATTCGTGAACCAAGCAGGACTGGTCCTATCAGGTAAAATGGCGACTATTATACTTAACGGCGAGTTTTCTTTTTCTCACGAGATATTTCCATTTCAAGTTGTTCGATTCGTTGTTCAATTTTTCGAATTATAACTTCCTTCAATTCTTTGCTTTGGGTTTGCATATCGGCCATGGTATTCTTAATAGATTCTATTTCCTTTAAATATCGCTCAGACCGTTCAGGTGTTAACGGCACAGTATCTATCTTAACTTCTAATTGAGCTACTTTTTCTCGGATTTTTACTAAATCATCGCGAATTTTCTCATTATTTGTTTTTGACTCAACTACAAGTGAATCGATTTGTTCCACTTTTGATTTAAGTGTGAAGTGAGAAGCTACAATTATCGCAACTAGTGTTATAAGCCCAATGATGCTACTTATGGCGGTCCAAGGAATCTGAGTCGGTTTAGTTGGTATTATCCGTGTTCGTCTTTTTTTAACCCCCGCATCAGTAGCATGTGGTGGTTCCACGGGTTCCGCTTCAGGTCTCCCAAGAAGTGCTGCTTGAATTTCATCTGTAGGGTCCGTAGTCGGAGCCGTCCGAACCAAATCGTCATATTCAGAACGTTCCTGAGCTGTTTTAGCTACATGTGAATGTCCGCTATATGGTACTTGTCTTTTGAATTTGCGGTTCTTTCCCAAATCCTATGCCCTTCAAAATTTCCTCTATCCTTGGTTTCATAATCCGTTCACAATTTGCTAGATGAATCTCGAACAGCCTTGTATCCAGAGGACGTTGTGGGTCAAATATTCTTTGTATATCTACAGATATTATCCCTATTTTCGGTTTTTCATGAACCGCTTTTTTATCTTTCTCAATCCAAAGTTCTGATTGCAGAGAATCACGAATGTTTAATATAATATTTATATAATCATTCTGTTCCTTATGGATAAAGCTCTCGTCT
Protein-coding regions in this window:
- a CDS encoding YkgJ family cysteine cluster protein; translation: MELESLKKLHTILEPYDNICPCNCYLCEERETAMLLPNEEKLILRESNSTDQFKKHNDGFFYLDMGMSCPFFEKKNDKGECAIYLTRPVDCRIFPFYPYFNLKTNSYVLMQSETYCPIAKDTSIEMERDVKIVLDIVNKFVSKAWKETYNKLNYQRLHNNFCTPYHVGLCAK